A window from Garra rufa chromosome 14, GarRuf1.0, whole genome shotgun sequence encodes these proteins:
- the LOC141284317 gene encoding CBP80/20-dependent translation initiation factor-like gives MESSSVASASSEAGSTRSQEIEELERFIDSYVLEYQVQGILSDKNETDQEVDKTPSHTSQWTEDCSDKIDGSWSSSRGRGSSKPDDWEHSSNGSTGSRPSSGSRQGSGSRSGSRGRNNQFRAPAKNGNRETSFDVLGTDIWAANLDCHGGATWDMQPEKLDFSQFHRRPYRGTPKHLPHIDREGMIKGKFDDDDGIDLDNMEKFLPSLPCVEKSVLWWREAGT, from the exons ATGGAGAGCTCATCGGTAGCGTCAGCGTCTTCAGAGGCGGGAAGCACGCGCTCGCAGGAGATCGAGGAGCTGGAGCGCTTCATCGACAGCTACGTGCTCGAGTATCAGGTGCAGGGAATCCTGAGCGACAAAAACGAAACTGACCAGGAGGTGGACAAGACCCCGTCCCACACCTCACAG tgGACAGAAGACTGCAGTGATAAGATTGACGGGAGCTGGTCGTCCTCACGGGGCAGGGGCTCGTCCAAACCA GATGATTGGGAGCACAGCAGCAATGGCAGCACCGGTTCTAGACCCAGTTCAGGTTCTCGACAAGGTTCTGGTTCTAGATCAGGCAGCCGAGGACGTAACAACCAGTTCAGAGCCCCAGCGAAG AATGGAAACAGAGAAACTTCTTTCGACGTCCTGGGGACGGACATTTGGGCCGCAAACCTAGACTGTCATGG AGGCGCTACGTGGGACATGCAGCCGGAGAAACTGGATTTCTCACAGTTTCACAGAAGGCCGTACAGAGGGACACCAAAACACCTCCCGCACATCGACAGAGAGGG GATGATAAAGGGCAAATTCGACGATGATGATGGTATCGACCTGGACAACATGGAGAAATTCCTGCCCAGCCTGCCG TGTGTAGAGAAGAGCGTCCTCTGGTGGAGAGAAGCTGGAACATGA